In Cystobacter fuscus DSM 2262, the genomic stretch GCTCCAGCTCAGGTCCACGAACGGGGTCGTCCCGCCGGGCGGCTCCAGGAAGACGTCGTCGGCGCCGCCGTCATAGGCCGTCTGGACGTTGGCCCCCCAGACGCCGTTGTTCGAGTAGTAGAGCCGGAAGGCGGCGATGTCCCCCTTGTTCACCATGCGGCTGCCGGCGCTCGGGCACACGCCATTGAAGGTCACCTTGTTCGAGGTCCCGAGCTGGTTCACGTCGAGGCAGGGGCCGACCACCGTCCCGTCGCGCAGCACGAGATCGATCGAGTAGCTGTACCCGGCCATGCGCGTCCACCGGACGTTGACCTGGTTGAGCGAGGCCAGGGAGCCGTCCGGCTTGAAGGCGAGGCGCTGCTTGTAGGTGCTGCGCGAGGTGAAGGTCCCCGCGGGCTGGAAGGCACCGACGTGGAAGATGTTGAAGTACTCGCCCCGGCGATCGACCACGGTGTTGTGGCCATGGGTCTGGATGAGCGCCCCGGAGGCATTGCGCATGGGCATGGAGAGCCGGCGCAGGGCGCGCGCCCGGGTGAGCTGGGGGAGCGAATCCCCCACGATGTAGCGCATGGAATACTGGCTGTTGAACCAACCCGTGCTGAGGAGCAGGTAGTAGAGGCCGTTGCGCTTGAAGATCTCCGGGGCCTCGTTGATGGTCTCCTCCTCGGCGGGCAGCGAGTAGAGCGCGGGGCCCGCGTGGTTGTAGACGACGCCGGGGGCGGAGGTGTTGAACGAGGAGATGTTGTTGCCCCGGTCGAACCACACATAGAAGAACCAGCGGCCCGAGGGATCGTTGTAGGTGGCCGAGTCGATGCGGATGGTCCGGTTGCATCCCTCCGCCACGCAGGAGGCCGGAACCTGGGTGCGCGGGTACGTCGTGTTCGGGTTGATGGGCTGGGGCACTCCGAAGCGCAGGTTCAGGTCGGGAGCCGTGGCCGTGAAGGTCGTCACGTCCTGACCCGAGGCCGGACAGGCCGCCCCATTGGCAACGCGCTGGGCGGAGAAGTTCAGGACATAGACACCGTTGGCCTTGTTGAGGTCCGGCGCCCAGATCATGCAGTAGTCGTAGACCGGATCCGCCGCGGACGGGCTGTAGCTCAGCTTGAGGCGGAAGCTCGAGAGATCATTGGTCTCATAGATGGGCACCGACGCCCCATTTCCCGTGCCGGTGAGGAAGAAGAGATCGTCGTGCTCCTTGTAGACGTCGGGATCGGCCATGCCCGAGACGAGCAATGAGCGCGCGTAGAAGTTCCCGCCGCGCGTGGAACAGGACGTCCCCGTGAAGCCCTCATCACAGACGCACACCGCGCTTCCCGACCGATCCTGGCAGACGCCGTGGCCACCGCAGGTGACGCCGGAGCAGACGCCGTCCGCCAAGGCCGACACCTCTCCTTGCATCGGCAAAGCGTGGCTCCCCTCCTCCGCGCTCCCGCAGCCGGCGAGCCCCACGAGGGCGAGACATGACAGGGATATCCAGTGGCTTCTTTGACGCATGGTGTCTTCTCTCCGCATTGGTTCCTTGAATCGAAGGATAAACACGTTTTACATCATTTGATATGACGACCACTGTCTGCTTCTTCGAGGACCTCACCGCCGAACGGGCCACCCAGGCGGGTGGGAAGGGGCGCGTGCTCGCGCGACTTCATCAGGCGGGCCATCCCGTGCCCCCGGGCTTCATCGTCCTGACGAGCGCCTTCGAGGGAGACGCGCTCCGGCCCGAGTCCTGGGACGAGGTCGTCACCGCGCTCGCGCGGCTGCGGGCGGGCCAACCCGATCGCGCCTTCGCCGTCCGCTCGTCGGCCCTCGGGGAGGACTCGGAGCGGGCCTCCTTCGCCGGAGGCTTCGAGACGGTCCTGGACGTGCGAGACGATGACGCCGTGCGGCGTGCCATCGAGACCGTGCGCCGCTCCCGCCATGCGGACCGCGTCGCGGCGTACAGCCAGGCCCAGGGACTCGCCACCGGGCACGAGGTCGCGGTCGTCATCCAACACCTGGTGGAGGCGGACACCTCGGGCGTGCTCTTCACCGCCGACCCGGTGACGGGCAACCGCTCGGCGCTGGTGGGCAACTTCGTGAGCGGGCTCGGTGAGCGACTCGTCGCGGGCGAGGTGACGCCGTCGTCCTTCACCCTCGACCGGCTGAAGGGCACGTACTCCGGCCCCCCGGAGCTGCGCGCCCACGCCCGGAAGTTCCGGCGGCTCGCCCTGCGGCTCGAGGAGGAGTTGGGCTCACCACAGGACATCGAGTGGGCGATCTCCCGGGGCCGGCTCATGCTGCTGCAAGCCCGGCCCATCACCACCCTGCGCGGCCATGATCCCGCGACGGGCGAGTGGAATGACAGCCTCACGGGCGACTACCTGTGGACGAGCACGAACCTCGGCGAGGCGGTCCCGGACGTGATGACGCCCTGCACGTGGTCCCTCCTGCGCCTCTTCCTCGCCGAGACCCTGCCCCTGCTCTTCATGGGCAACGACCCGCCCATGGGCAATCTCGGCGGCCGCGCCTACATGAACCTGAGCCTCGCGGCGACCCTGGGCTGGGCGTTCGGCGTGAGCCGCCAGCGCTTCGCCGAGACGGCCGAGGAGGCCTTCGGACGGCTTCCCGAGGGCATGGAGACCCCCCTGCTGCCGCTCTCGCGCTGGAGCCTCCTGCGCAAGCTCGTCCCCGGCGCGATCCGCCTCCGCAAGCGCGTGCGTGCCAACCAATCCAGGCTGGCCGCGTTCGTCGCGTCCGCCCCCGGGCGCTGCGAGGCGCTCCTCGCCCGAATCCAGGCCATGTCCAGCGCCCCGGAGCTGAGCGCGCTGTGGGACCAGGAGCTGTTCCCCTACCATCAGGAGTGCTGCCAGATGCTGGAAGCGGGGAGCCGGCGGAGTGGAAGAGCCACCCACGGGCTGCGGCGCATGCTGCGCAAGTGGGTGGGAGACGCCGATGCCACCGCGCTGTTGTCGGGGCTGAGCAGCGGCGCGAGTCCCCTGGCGAGCCTCGAACCCCTCGTGGCACTCGCCCGACTGAGCCGGGGGGAGCTCGACCGCGAGACCTATGCCCGGCGATACGGTCACCGGGGCCCACACGAGTTCGAGATCTCCCTCCCCCGTCCCGCCGAGGATCCGGAATGGATCGACCGGCAGCTCGCCCAGGCGCGCGCGGCCCCCGTGGACGTGGACACGCTGCTCTCGCGTCAGAAGGAGGCGCGGGACGCCGCCTGGGAGCGATTCCAACGAAACCATCCGCGCCGGGCCGCGAAGATACGCGGACTGCTGGACCTGGCCGCCGAGGGGGCTCACGCGCGAGAGGCGGCGCGCTCGGAGGTGATTCGTGCCTTCTGGGTGCTGCGCGCGTTCGTCCTGCGGGCGGGGACGTTGACGGGCCAGGGGGACGCCCTCTTCTTCCTGTACCACGAGGAGATCCTCGCCCTGCTGCGCGGCGATGCCACGGCGCTCGCGTTCGTCCCAGCCCGCCGGCAAACGCATGCCCGGTACTCGGCACTGCCGGTCTACCCGACGTTGATTCGCGGCCGCTTCGATCCCATTCAATGGGCGGCCGATCCCCGGCGGCGCGGCGATGTGTTCGATGCGCGTGGGGACAGCGCGCCCGTCCAGGAGGGAATCACCGGCTTCCCCGGAGCGGCCGGCATCGTCGAGGGCCCGGTACGGCTGCTGGCCTCGCCCGAGGAGGGCGACACCTTCCAGGCCGGGGAAGTCCTCGTGACGACCGTGACCAACGTCGGCTGGGCGCCCCTGTTTCCGCGCGCCGCCGCGATCGTGACCGACGTGGGCGCACCGTTGTCCCACGCGGCGATCGTCGCCCGGGAGCTGGGCATTCCCGCGGTGGTGGGTTGTGGCAACGCGACGATGCGCCTGCGCACCGGCGACCGGGTGCGCGTCAATGGCAGTCAGGGCCGTGTGGAAGTGGTTCGACGGGCGGAGCCCGGGAACATAGGATGAAGCCTTCACCGGAGGTCTGGCACTCATGGCGACTCTCGCGGAAATCAAGGCGTACCGGCCCAGGAACATCGAAGACTCCCTCGACGCCATGCGCTCGGCGCTCGACTACTTCCACCGCGAGAATGATCAGCGCGCCATCTTCCTGCGCGCCTACTACCTCATCACCTCCGCCGTCTGGCAGGCCGTCCACCAACGCGGCCGCTATGACAAACGCATCTTCTTCGATCCCCAGTGGGTCGATAAGCTGGCCGGGAAGTTCTCCCTGCTCTACTTCCAATCCCTGAGCACCCAGGAGCGCGGCGGCGAGCGGGCCTGGAAGATGGCGCACCGCCTGGCGGGCACGAACGAGACCTCGGTCTTCCAGGACATGCTGCTCGGCATCAACGCCCACATCAATTACGACCTCGCCTACGGCATCTATCTCAACCTCAAGGAGCACGAGGACGGGAGGGATCACCTGCTGCTGCCGCGGCGCAAGTTCGACCACGATCAGGTCAACAACATCCTCATCAACACCATCCCCCAGGTGGAAACCGTGCTCACGCGAGACTATGGCGGGGAGCTGCAACTGATGGGCGAGCTGGTGGGCGACCTGGACGAGGTGCTCGGGGAACTCGGCATCAAGTACTACCGCGAGCGAGTCTGGTGGTCGGCCATCTCCTTCCTGTCCGCCCAATCCCCGGAGGAACTCCAGCTCGTCCATGACCGGCTCGACTGGGAATCCGCCCAGCTCGCCGAGAGCCTCGCGTGCGAGGGAACAGTGCTCCAGCGCTCACTGCGGAGCCTCCTGAACCTCTTCAGCAAGGCCACCTTCGGGCCCATCACCCTCGAGCGCGAGGACACCGCGCCCGAGAAGAAGAAGCCCACGCAGGTCTTCTCGCCTTTCTAGCGGCCCGCGCCGAGGAGCCGCTCGCGCAGCACGTGCTTCTGCACCTTGCCGAGCGCGTTGCGCGGCAGGGCCTCCACGAAGACGACCCGGCGGGGCTTCTTGAAGCTGGCGAGCCGCTCCTTGCAGAACTCCACCAGCGCCGAGGGCTCGGCGCTCTGGCCGGTGGCCGGGACGACGACGGCCACCACCTGCTCGCCGAAGTCCGGATCCGGCAGGCCCAGCACCGCCACCTCCGCCACGGCGGGGTGCTGGGCGAGCACCTCCTCCACCTCGCGGGGATAGACGTTGAAGCCGCCGCTGATGATGAGCTCGCGCGCCCGGCCGGTGATGCGGAAGTAGCCGTCCGCGTCGCGCTCGCCCAGGTCCCCCGTGCGGAACCACCCCTCGGGGTCGAAGGACTCGGCGGTGGCGTCCGGACGCCGCCAGTAGCCCGCGAAGACGTGGGGGCCGCGAACTTCAATCTCCCCCGTCTCCCCCGGCGGCAGCGGCTGGCGGGTGCGCACGTCCACCACGCGCGCCTCCTGGCCCGGGTACGGCATGCCCACCGTGCCCGGACGCCGCTCGCCCTCGTAGGGGTTGGTGGTGTTCATGATGGTCTCCGTCATGCCGTAGCGCTCGAGGATGCGCTGGCCGAACGCCTCCGCCACCTCCTGGAAGAGCTGGGCGCTCAGCGGCGCCGAGCCCGAGACGAGCAGGCGCAGGGCCCGGGGGCGCACGCCGGTGCGGCGCGACTCCTCGAGCAGCCGGCCGTACATGGTGGGCACGCCGAAGAACATCGTCAGGGAGGCGTCCTGGCTCAACGACGCGAGCACCTCGGCCGCGTCGAAGCGGCGCCGCAGGTCCACCGTGCCACCGGAGTAGAGCGTGCCATGCAGTCCCACCATGAGGCCGTGGGTGTGGAAGAGCGGCAGGGCGAGCAGCAGCCGATCCTCCCGCGTCCAGCGCCAGGCCTCGGTGACGGCGCGCACGTTGGCGAGCAGGTTGCGGTGCAGCATCATCGCGCCCTTGGAGCGGCCGGTGGTGCCCGAGGTGTAGCCGAGCACGGCGAGCTGCTCGCCCGAGGGCAGTGACAGCGGGGCGGAGGACGCGGCCCCCCGGGCGAGCAGCGCGTCGAAGTCGAGCGTGGGCCAGGGCACGGCCTGTGCGGTCGGCTCGACGGTGACGAGCCACTCGAGCGCGGGAAGTTGGGCCTTCAAGGGAGCGAGCTCGGCGGCGCCCGCCGCCCCTGTGACACAGGCCCGGGCCTCCGAGTCGGCGAGGATGTGGCCCAGTTCCACCTGGCGGTACTGGGTGTTCACGAGGACGACGACGCCCCCGGCGTACCAGGTGCCCAGGTAGGCGATGACGAAGGCGGGGCTGTTCTCCAGGAAGAGCGCCACCCGGTCTCCGGGGGCGAGCCCCTGCTCCCTCAGGGCGCGGGCGAAGGCCGTCACGTCGGCGGCGAGCTGTCCGGCGGTGAAACGGCGCCGCTCGAAGTCCAGGACGGGTCCGTCGGGGAGCTGACGGGCCCGGGTGAGGAAGGTGTCGAGGAGAGAAGTCGTCATGCACTCCGGAGACTACCGCGTGTACTGTGCGTGGCCATGCGCTTCGCCCCTCTCCGCCACGACGTCCTCAGCCTCATCGGCAACACCCCCATGGTGAAGGTGACCCAGCTGGACACGGGTCCGTGCGAGCTCTTCCTCAAGCTCGAGAGCCAGAACCCGGGCGGCTCCATCAAGGACCGCATCGGCCTGTCCATGATCTCCGCCGCCGAGGAGGCGGGCCAGCTCGGTCCCCACCAGAAGCACCTCGTGGAGGCCACCGCCGGCAACACCGGCCTGGGCCTGGCGCTCGTCTCCGCGCAGAAGGGCTACCGCCTCACGCTCGTCATCCCGGACAAGATGAGCCAGGAGAAGGTGCTCCACCTCAAGGCGCTCGGGGCGGAGATCATCATGACGCGCTCGGACGTGGACAAGGGCCACCCCGAGTACTACCAGGACATGGCCGAGCGCATCGCGCGCGAGCTGGGCGGCCTCTACGTCAACCAGTTCGCCAACCCCGCCAACCCGCTCGCCCACGAGACCACCACCGGCCCGGAGATCGCCGCCCAGCTTGAGCACCGCCTGGATGCCATGGTGTGCGGCGTGGGCTCGGGCGGCACGCTCGCGGGCCTGTCGCGCTACTTCGCCAAGGCCATCCCCGAGTGCGAGATGGTGCTCGCGGACCCGCAGGGCTCGGTGCTCGCCGACTACGTGAAGACGGGGAACATGGGCAAGGCGGGCTCGTGGGTCGTCGAGGGCATTGGCGAGGACTTCCTGCCGCCCAACGCGGACCTGTCCCGGGTGAAGAAGGCCTACACCATCCCCGACTCGGAGAGCCTCGACACGGCGCGGCAGTTGCTCAAGAAGGCGGGCATCCTCGCGGGCTCGTCCTCGGGCACGCTCATCGCCGCCGCGCTGCGCTACTGCCGCGAGCAGACCAGCCCCAAGCGCGTGTGCACCTTCGTGTGCGACAGCGGCAACAAGTACCTGTCCAAGATGTTCAACGACTTCTGGATGGCCGATCAGGGCTTCCTGCCGCGCGCGGCCCACGGGGATTTGCGCGACGTCATCACCCGCCGCTACTCGGACCGGGCCGTCGTCACCCTGGCCCCCACCGACACGCTGCTCATCGCCTACGGGCGCATGAAGCTCTACGACGTGTCGCAGCTCCCGGTGCTCGACGGGGGCAAGGTGGTGGGGATGATCGACGAGTCGGACCTGCTGCTCGCGGCCATCAATGACGAGACGCGCCTGCGCCTGCCGGTGCGCGACTTCATGTCCACGCGCCTGCAGACCGTGGACGTGCGCACCCCGGTGCCCGAGCTGCTCAGCTCCCTGGACAAGGGCTATGTGCCCATCGTCATGATGGGGGACGAGTTCATCGGACTCATCACCCGCATCGATCTGCTCAACCACCTGCGCCGCAAGCTGCGCTGAGCAGGCGCCAGGCCCTACCCCATGGTGCCCAGGGGGGGCGGCTCGGTGGGCGTGGGCAGTGAGCCCAGCCCCCAGGGCTGCCCCGCCCGCCAGGCCACCTCGCCCGAGGCGCCCCACCCGGCGCACACCACCTCGCGGTTCTGGAACTCCATCCAGAACACCGACTCCTCGGGCCTGGCCGCCTGATCCAGACAGGCCACGCGCGTGGGCGTGCGACCCCCGCCCAGGGACACCGCGAAGGCCCGGTGCGAGTGGCCACACAACACCCAGCGCGGATGCACCGTCTCCACCAGCCGCCGGGTGATGGGGTTGCCAATCCAGTACGAGGGCAGCGTGCGGCCCGGCGGCGGCGTCTCCCGCTCCTGGGCCCGCTGGGGCAGGCCACGGGGCCACTCGTGCACGAGCAGCACGTCCATGTCGCGCAGCGCCATCACCCGCTCCACCTCGGGCGCGCGGAAGTAGCCCGCCTGCTTCGCCGTGTCGAGCGAGCGCGGCCGCTTCAACGGCTGCTCGTAGAAGCGCGGCGCGTGGATGCCCGACAGGTAGCCCACCCGCAGGCCGAGCAGCTCCTTGAGCCCGGCGCGCCCCAGGTAGTGCACGTTGGGCGCGAGCGAGAAGCCCTCGGGCTCGTCGTGCAGCGCCTCGAAGTCCTCGTTGTTGCCGCCGATGAAGTACAGGGGCCGCTTCATCGCGCGCACCCCATCCGCGTACGCGGCGAACTCCGCGGGCATGCCGCGCTTGGCGGCCTTGCGCCGGTGATCATCCGCGAGCCGGAAGGCCTCCACGTCCCCCACGGCCAACACCAAGTCCACGGGACGACGGCGCGCCTCCTCGAGCGCGTCGAGCCATGCCTCCACCCGGTGGAAGCGACCATGGATGTCTCCCACACCAACCACCAGGAGTGAGTCCGGAGCCATCGTGCCCATCACCCTGCCCGGCCATCCACGCCCTGTCGAGATCCATCCCCGGGCGTTGTGTCAAAATCAGCGCAAGTGACGCGCACCGCCATGGGGCCTCGCGCGGGGCCTGTCGGAGCGGGCCCTGGCAGCCCACCAGCCAGGTGATCTCCCCGGTCGCACCTCCGCCTGCCCCACCCTCTGGCGGGCCCTTGGATTCGGGTTGAAACACGAACCGTTGAGGACCATCCCACCCCGTGCGCGCGCCCACAATCCCCCCACTGCGCGCCCTTTCAGTGCTAGACCGCGCCCCTATGTCCGAGCCCGACACCCTCTCCATCCGTGGAGCCAAGGAGCACAACCTCAAGAACATCTCCCTGGACATCCCCAAGAAGAAGTTGGTGGTGTTCACCGGCGTCTCCGGCTCCGGGAAGAGTTCGCTCGCGTTCGACACCCTCTACGCCGAGGGGCAGCGGCGCTACGTGGAGAGCCTGTCGGCCTATGCCCGGCAGTTCCTCGGGCAGATGGAGAAGCCGCGGTACGACACCATCCGCGGCCTGTCGCCCACCATCTCCATCGAGCAGAAGGCGGCCAGCAACAACCCCCGCTCCACCGTGGGCACCGTCACCGAAGTGCATGACTATCTGCGCGTGCTCTACGCCTCGGTGGGCGTGCAGCACTGCCCCAACTGCGGCCAGCGCGTGGGCAAGCAGAGCGCCCAGCAGATCGTCGACACGCTCATGGGCTCGCCCGCGGGCACCAAGGCCATGGTGCTCGCTCCCGTGGTGAGCAACCGCAAGGGCGAGCACAAGGACATCCTCACCGAGGCGCTCAAGCGCGGTTTCTCGCGCGCGCGCATCGACGGCAAGGTGAAGAGCCTGGAGGAGAAGATCGAGCTGGACAAGAAGTCCAAGCACGACATCGCGCTCATCATCGACCGGGTCACCATCAAGCCCGAGGGCAAGCAGCGGCTGACGGACTCGGTGGAGACGGCGCTGCGCGAGGGCAAGGGCCTGCTCATCCTCACCAACGAGACGGGAGACCCGGCGAGCGACCGCGTCATGAGCGAGCTCAACGCGTGCCACGCCTGCGGCCTGTCCTTCGGCGAGCTGTCGCCCTCCTCGTTCTCCTTCAACAACCCGCTGGGCATGTGCCCGGACTGCAACGGCCTGGGCACCAAGGCGGAGATGGACCCCGAGCGCATCGTCCCGGACGGCTCGCGCACCATCCGCGAGGGCGCGGTGGAGCCGTGGGCCAACAGCATGAACCGAGGCGAGGGCTGGACGGCGGACTTCGTGGACAGTCTCGCCAGCGCCTTCGGCATCGACCTGGACACGCCCTACGCGAAGCTGCCCGCCAAGTCGAAGAAGATCCTGATGTACGGCGTGGACGGCAAGAGCTTCAACGTGAAGTGGGGCGACGGCGGCAACTACACGATGGAGTGGGAGGGGCTCGTCAACAAGCTGATGCGCAGCTTCAAGACGACCACCTCCGAGGCCGCGCGCACCTACTACCAGAAGTTCTTCAGCGACAAGCCCTGCCCCACGTGTGACGGCGCGCGCCTCAAGCCGGAGAGCCGGGCGGTGAAGGTGCATGGCCGCTCGCTCGTGGACCTCAGCCGGCTGACCATCGGGGACTCGCTGCGCTTTCTCAAGGAGCTGAAGCTCACGGAGACGGAGCGGAAGATCGCCACCGAGCTGCTCAAGGAGATCCGCAGCCGCCTGGGCTTCCTCGAGGACGTGGGCCTGAACTACCTGACGTTGGATCGCACCGCGTCCACGCTGTCCGGCGGCGAGAGCCAGCGCATCCGGCTCGCCTCGCAGATGGGCAGCGAGCTCACGGGCGTCATCTACATCCTCGACGAGCCGTCCATCGGCCTGCACCAGCGCGACAACGGCAAGCTGCTCGGCACGCTCAAGCGCCTGCGCGACCTGGGCAACTCCGTCGTCGTGGTGGAGCACGACGAGGAGACGATGGAGGAGGCGGACTACCTGGTGGACTTCGGCCCCGGCGCGGGAGAGCTGGGCGGCCAGGTGGTGGCCGCGGGCACGCCCGCCGAGGTGATGGACAACGAGAAGAGCCTCACCGGCGCGTACCTCTCCGGCCGCAAGGAGATCGAGGTGCCCGCCCAGCGCCGGGCCCCGGGCAAGAACAAGGTGACCATCCAGGGAGCCCGGGAGAACAACCTCAAGGACGTGACGGTGGACATCCCCCTGGGCCTGTTCGTGGCCGTCACGGGCGTGTCCGGCGCGGGCAAGTCCACGCTCATCAATGAAATCCTCTACCCCGCCGCGGCGCGCGCGCTCTACGAGAGCCGGGAGGTGCCGGGCAAGCACAAGGCGGTGCTCGGGCTGGAGAACCTGGACAAGGTCATCGACATCGACCAGCGGCCCATCGGACGCACGCCGCGCAGCAACCCGGCGACGTACACGAAGCTCTTCGACAGCATCCGCGAGGTGTTCGCCCTGACGCCCGAGGCACGCGCGTTCGGCTACACCGCGGGGCGCTTCTCCTTCAACATCAAGGGCGGGCGCTGCGAGGCGTGCGAGGGAGATGGCGTGAAGCTCGTGGAGATGCACTTCCTCGCGGACGTGTACGTGCCGTGCGAGGTGTGCGGCGGCAAGCGCTTCAACGAAGCCACGCTCCGGGTGCGCTACAAGGGCAAGAACATCGCCGAGGTGCTCGACATGAGCGTGCGCGAGGCGATGCAACTGTTCGCCGCGCACCGGGACATCATGCGCGTGCTCCAGACGCTGGAGGACGTGGGCCTGGGCTACATCCGGCTGGGGCAGAGCTCGCCCACGCTGTCGGGCGGCGAGGCCCAGCGCATCAAGCTGGCGCGGGAGCTGGCGCGCGTGGCCACCGGCCGCACGCTCTACATCCTCGACGAGCCCACCACGGGCCTGCACTTCGAGGACATCCGCAAGCTGTTGCAGGTGCTCAACCGGCTGGTGGAGGCGGGCAACACGGTGCTCGTCATCGAGCACAACCTGGACGTCATCAAGAGCGCGGACTGGGTGATCGACATGGGCCCCGAGGGTGGAGCGGGTGGAGGACAGCTGCTCGCCACGGGCACGCCGGAGCAGGTGGCCGAGGTGAAGGAGAGCTACACCGGGCGCTACCTCAAGTACGTGCTGACGAAGAAGCGACGCCACCGCGTGGGCCAGCGGCCCCCCGAGGTGGCGTCCCCCGCCGCCTAGCCCGCGTCCGCGCGGCGCATCGGCTCACCCACCGCCCGCGCCGCGTAGCGCACCAGCAGCTCCGGCGAGAAGGCGGGACAGCCCACGCCGTGGGCCTTCAGGTCCGCCTGAGTCTGCTCGCAGCCGAGGATCGCCACGCGGTCGCGCGCCAGGCGGTCGAGGATCGTCTTTCCATCCTCGGCGTTGGGCGTGAAGAGCGGGCGGACGGGAGCGAGCGCGTTGGGCTCCCGCCGATCGATCGCGCCGAGCAGCATCCGCAGCCACTCCGCGACGGGAACCAGGCGGAGGGGGTAGCCCTGGGAGTCGAGCTGCTTCACGAAGTAGTTCCAGGTGATCGGCGCGGGGTGACTCATGTGGAAGATCTTCCCGAGGGAAGACCCCTGGAGCGACAGGCGGATGATGCCGCGGCTCACGCAGTCGACGGGGACGGCGGCCATCTCGTGGTCCCAGTCCGGCGCGGCGCCCAGTTGGATGCACCCCTCGAGCATCAGTCGGTACAGGTCCGTGGCTTCCCACGCCCCGGTGGCGGAGTGTCCCGTGAGGAAGGGCGTGCGGTAGATGGTGACGGGCAGACCACGGCCGCGCGCCTCGACGACGAGCTGCTCCGCGACCCACTTGGTCTCCTCGTAGCCGAGCGCCATCGGCCCGCAGGGGCCCACCGGCGTCGACTCACTCACCGTGGCCCTCGCGTGTTGCAGTCCGCAGAAGACGCCGAGCGTCGAGATGTAGTGGAACTCCTTGGTGCGGCCCGCGCAGGCGAAGCGAAGTGCCTCCTCGGTGCCGATGACGTTCGAGGGCTTGAGCGTCGTGTAGGGGTAGAGGAAGTTGATCCACGCCGCGCAGTGGTGGACGACCCCGACGCGCGACGCGAGCTCCTCGTACTCCTTCACGGAGAGCCCGAAGCGCGGCTGCGAGACGTCCCCCACGATGGCGCGGACGCGGC encodes the following:
- the uvrA gene encoding excinuclease ABC subunit UvrA yields the protein MSEPDTLSIRGAKEHNLKNISLDIPKKKLVVFTGVSGSGKSSLAFDTLYAEGQRRYVESLSAYARQFLGQMEKPRYDTIRGLSPTISIEQKAASNNPRSTVGTVTEVHDYLRVLYASVGVQHCPNCGQRVGKQSAQQIVDTLMGSPAGTKAMVLAPVVSNRKGEHKDILTEALKRGFSRARIDGKVKSLEEKIELDKKSKHDIALIIDRVTIKPEGKQRLTDSVETALREGKGLLILTNETGDPASDRVMSELNACHACGLSFGELSPSSFSFNNPLGMCPDCNGLGTKAEMDPERIVPDGSRTIREGAVEPWANSMNRGEGWTADFVDSLASAFGIDLDTPYAKLPAKSKKILMYGVDGKSFNVKWGDGGNYTMEWEGLVNKLMRSFKTTTSEAARTYYQKFFSDKPCPTCDGARLKPESRAVKVHGRSLVDLSRLTIGDSLRFLKELKLTETERKIATELLKEIRSRLGFLEDVGLNYLTLDRTASTLSGGESQRIRLASQMGSELTGVIYILDEPSIGLHQRDNGKLLGTLKRLRDLGNSVVVVEHDEETMEEADYLVDFGPGAGELGGQVVAAGTPAEVMDNEKSLTGAYLSGRKEIEVPAQRRAPGKNKVTIQGARENNLKDVTVDIPLGLFVAVTGVSGAGKSTLINEILYPAAARALYESREVPGKHKAVLGLENLDKVIDIDQRPIGRTPRSNPATYTKLFDSIREVFALTPEARAFGYTAGRFSFNIKGGRCEACEGDGVKLVEMHFLADVYVPCEVCGGKRFNEATLRVRYKGKNIAEVLDMSVREAMQLFAAHRDIMRVLQTLEDVGLGYIRLGQSSPTLSGGEAQRIKLARELARVATGRTLYILDEPTTGLHFEDIRKLLQVLNRLVEAGNTVLVIEHNLDVIKSADWVIDMGPEGGAGGGQLLATGTPEQVAEVKESYTGRYLKYVLTKKRRHRVGQRPPEVASPAA
- a CDS encoding thioester reductase domain-containing protein encodes the protein MLKIKDAVCKVINEVLSEDGRKLESTADETKLSTLGLDSMSMARVIVTLDDECKVAPFTQGGVDVTSIRTLGDLYRAYSLSPAEGAKESTPVEADVVLAADVVPSSLRATGSKDILLTGATGFLGSHLLDELLDQTDAVIHCLVRAEDANAALTRVAKSMERRGLPLGDRLRRVRAIVGDVSQPRFGLSVKEYEELASRVGVVHHCAAWINFLYPYTTLKPSNVIGTEEALRFACAGRTKEFHYISTLGVFCGLQHARATVSESTPVGPCGPMALGYEETKWVAEQLVVEARGRGLPVTIYRTPFLTGHSATGAWEATDLYRLMLEGCIQLGAAPDWDHEMAAVPVDCVSRGIIRLSLQGSSLGKIFHMSHPAPITWNYFVKQLDSQGYPLRLVPVAEWLRMLLGAIDRREPNALAPVRPLFTPNAEDGKTILDRLARDRVAILGCEQTQADLKAHGVGCPAFSPELLVRYAARAVGEPMRRADAG